CGTAAACGATGGTTGGCAGATCCATTGATGGGCAAAGTTGTTATTGTGGAGCCAAACGACAAGAGAAAACACTGGTATGGATTAATGcgtaattgattttgtatttcataaTATCTTTGTAAAACAAGAGCATTGGCTAAATTGTTCATTTCATTATGTGTGATAATTCACACATAACTTGGTGATTGTGCTTGCCTTTGTGATAATTGTAACTATCTGCATAGTGACTCAAAAAATCAGAACCACAGTCATGTGGAACATATTcaagagagaacataacttttgtgcaaattgtcccagattactgaaatttttgggtacaatcatacatgATCAGAGGTTCAAGTGGGAAATAAATTTTCCCTTTTTCAGTAGAAATAATTAAATtcatgggttctgttttttgagtCACCCTGACTAAAGTAAGCAATTTTTATAGCCGATTGAACTTGAAAGATATTGTCATGTTGTTTTGCTTCTTAGTCGaactttttatttcagaaatagGAGTTTCGAATGATTATTCATGTTactgaaaatattgttttatattaaatttgcaATCATGAATCATTCTGTATTTGAAACCATTTGGTGACATACAGTCCAAAACatacaattttgtatttttgtaaaCTGTGACTCGCTGTATGTTGCATGTTTCACAAGatcttgaaaatgaaaaagcaatGATGTATTTGGCCTATGTTTACATTCATATAAACATGCGCATTCGTATGCCTGAGGGCAGTTTCCTGTGGAAAGAAAAAAGATTGATTATTTGGaatgtcatttttatttgtcCCATCATGTTGTGTTGATGCATTAACCCAccctttgtttgtttataagCAAATTTGTTATAGGAACTATTCTGTAGTATGGAATTGTGTATTATGTGTGATTCCACCTTATTGAAAGTTTATTCAATTTCTGATGCATTTTTGCATATAGAGCAGGTCTATGCTTATATACTGTGTAAACTTGGGAGTTAAAAATTCCATCACCTAAAAAATTAAGTTGAATCATGGAAGTGAAATGTATGAAGCTGCAGTGAAGGCAGAGAAAACAATAATCTGAAATACTAACGTAATTGTAAAATATGTGTATGCAATTTTTTAATGAGAAACGTTTGGTATATACTCTCTAATACTCCATATTTTATACTTTAATTAGGTTCCCAGGGCTAGTTGTCAACCCTCTTTGTTATGAAAGACATCGAAATCTAGCAGCCAATCATATCGTTGTTCGATCATTCAAGACAGGGAAGTTTTTGAGAGTAAATCGTTCAAGCGTTAAAGAAATGACTTCAAGCACAATACCAACTAAACTTGACAGTGTATGGAAAGGTATGCCATAATAGAAAATTTTGTAACACATCCAGCAAACTagttaaattaatatttgtttgtttctGCCTATTAAAGTGACATGAAAAGCATacaaatttcataatattttctaTGTTAAATTCATTCTACCTGGCCTAAGTTAACTCAATGATTAaccattcaatttttttggttATTGCATCACACCCAATACAGTCATTCTAAAACCAATATGCAAAATGGGCATCATGATTTTATGTGCTATCAATCTTATATTGCTTGTTATtcatatcaaatataaataaaaatcgtTATATATTGGACCAGGTGATAGCAATTACTCACTATGACAAATTCATGCATGTAATCTATTCAATTACCTGGAACACACTTCATGTCATATATTCTTTCGTTTAGTCATCTTATACAATTGGGGGATAAAGAGTTCTGCAGTGCTTCAATTGTGTTAGGATATCACCTTTATTAATAGGTTAAATCaatgtttcccaaacttttaatTACATGGTAATCTGATATCTAATTTTTCTGCTAATCAACttctaaaattaatatattttttaatgttgaaagagacgTATGACAGGCGGTATTATACTTTTCATATTGGTTTGCCATGATTGTTTATGTTCTTGAAAACAAGCCAATATGTCACATTGATTGAAtgtttgtgtgttttaaaacttTTTCTTATCATAACTTGATGCATTATGAATTGTATCACAGAAAATCAAAGCTAGCTCAATTTTGAAAGGAAAATATTCAAACGTTTTTTATGAATTCATATGTTACAAAGTTATGAATCTCACTCAGTCTATCAACTTTTTTCTATGCCTTTTTTAtaagaaaaaattatcaatttttcctatttatttGTATGTTAGATGTCATTTTTGATGCTCAAAATTGGCAAAACTCAAGAGTTGTGTCTGATGAGTGGAGAATCGATATTAAAGATATTCTCAGTGACAGTGAGGATGATGAAAGTAGCGATGaggaaaaaaatgataaaaacaagaaaaaatcagaaaaagagGATGAAAATGAAGATGATAAAAAAGAGAAAGAGGAGGAAAAGAAGGTAAACAAAAGTTTATTCACCAATAGACTGGGATTATTTTGGgggatatttttgaatttctctGAATCGGGAGTCAGAATTTCAGATCTTTCATGGTTATGATTGCAGTCAAAATTTGACTAAGCTTTTCTAGCATTCCATTAAAGATGGCTTCTATAtcccaaattttttattattgagatttGGATATTCCCTCGAGTCGAACTTTTCATCAAAGTCaaaattcattatttcataatCAGGAGTCTTGAGACAAATTTTTCTACAACCTCTAGTCATACTAACTGGATGTTCTATTtctcaaatttatatttatttataaattttcgttcataatttcaattaaaataccAGTGGGATATATATTATAcgtttttgttataaaaattaacatttaatcatttattcaaatatattataatttatagaTTTGTGTTAATCAAGGAGGATAGCATTGTAAAAAATAtgctttttattttgtgtttatttcTAGTTATGATTTCAGTTAATAATCAGAATCTACATTTAACTAAAAACCTTTTTTCAGAATCATGATTTCTTAGAAATTCTATATAAATTTATGGATGATCGTGGAACTCCCATCAATAAAACTCCAGTACTTGGTTATAAAGACCTTGATTTGCATTTATTATACGGGTAAGTGCTATTTTCCAGATTTAGCCTGCTATAAATTATTCGTTAATTGACttcacaacttttattattatttgatagATATTAATTTTTGTGTCAAATCTTTTGAGAAATTAAGTTGTATTATATAGGAAATATAATGttgaatttgaacaaaaaattttgaatgctCTAATATAGTTAAATACTGACGTTCCATGCATTTGACGTTAGAATGTCCTAACAGCTGACATGTGCAAAGCAAACAACGTATGTCATTGGATCAATAACCAACATTTTTGGGCCTCTAACTACTAGAAAGCTTATGAGGTATAAAGCTACGGCCCGTGGTATCACTCAGTTATTTGTAcgtggccctcctgtattaaaggttgcacacccacGACTTAGACTATTTGTAACTTTGTAAAATGATGTATTACTTACGGTAATACACTTCAAGCGTTCGAAAATAATTCATTCCACTAACACGCAATCATATTTTTAGACTTGTTGAACAACGCCAAGGATCTCTTTCTATCAAATCTATAAAGGATTGGAAACAAATATATCTTGACCTTGGTATACCCAAGCCTAACCCTGCCGCTGGATACAACGTTCGAACTGCATATGCAAAATACTTAGGCGCTTACGAGGAATACTGCATGAGTTGGAAGCATTTACCTCTGCCTGTGAAAAAGTCGTCCAACGTGCCAGGGTCACAAAATTCAGCatcaaaagaaaagaaaaaagtcACAGGAAAAATCAAAGAAGAACCCCCAGAAAAAGTGATAAAAAAAGAGGTGGATAAAACTTCTcaggaaaaaagaaaaattaagcTGAAAGACAAAGAtgcacaaaaaaataaaagcctGGATTCAAGTGCAGAGGGAAAAACAAGAGGTCGAAATTCCCCAAATATTGTTGATTTGAAAGCACTCACTCAACAACGTAGAACTGCTCAAAGAAGAAGGGCATCTGAATCATCCTCTGCATCTGATGTTACAACGGTGTCTAGTGGTAAAAGTGAAAAGAAAAAGACATCCAAAAGtaagtttttgttgttttgattaGAGAATTTTATTTCTAGAATAGTGAGATGAGATATACTGAAATTTTTTTaggatattttgaaattttaatttttcagtttgCCTGTCATCATGTAAATAAAGTGATCTTGAATTAGTATTTTAGtataaaactgacaaatatttatttaaactaattaaaataatattttaagtCATGGGTATACGTACATGCTGTTTATCATATCTATAACTTGACAGCTCAAATTTTAGTAGAAATATATCTTCACAAGCACATTGCAATAAAAGCAATAACACGACATTGTTGTCTTTTTTACTCAAGATTTTTCTAGCAATGAAAACACTACACAACTCATTATTTATTCCATTTACATGTccatatattatttttacttatcagCTATCACTTCAAAGAAAGATGAAGAGAGATTTCGAAGTCCTGGTGGTCCAGATTCAGAGCCAGATGATAGTTCTAGATCCATTAAAACGGAAAAGAAAGAGTCTGTGGACAAGAAAAACTCTGATAAAAGTGCAATGGAATCTGCAGTATTGAAACGAATAAGACGAAACAGTACAAGTAATGTGTCAACCCAGTATGTGCAAGGAGATCGATTGAAGGTAAAAACTGTATTTTAATGGTTATTATCGAGAGTGAGGGACCTTATTCACAAattgggttcgaattccatgccCACTACCTCATATATGGTGTAATGAATTGAGTAGGCGATTCTGAATCAGAAAGGTTCTGTCCAAAAGGAGTGAGCTTCTCACATCTTGTTAGATATCAGTTGTGGAGGACCTTTTTTTGAAAGGCATGAATAATCGCTCGTATATCCTCGCACACAAGCCGACTCCTTAAAACGACAAATGTATAATAAgtcgcatataagccgaccatATGAATTTAAAcgagttgtagctgttggaaCTAAGTTTGCATAATGTCATTCCGTTTGAGTACGATCAGAGTTATGTGAGTATTAGCCGAATTtttagtgcgatcagagttatttTGTGTGATATGGTTTAGTAGGATGTTCTACAAGTAtgtttttgtctttttattCCATGTTTTTTGTGTTCATAGTCATACTATATATGACATTAACTCAACCATGTAGGTTATAGaaaaaatgaagttttattCAAGTTCATCACAATTAAAGGTGCAGAATTTCATGCCATGTAGTACCATAatctaaaaaaattaattgaaaattgcaaacttATAAGTAACTAGGGGTTCCATACCGTCCTCATTTCTTATTTTTGGCTTGCGTGTccttattttgtcttatttggAATTTATAAAGGAAGCTTtgtgttgtttgttttattcCCAAGGCTTTATTGTGGCATCATAGAAGAAGCAAGGCACAGATAGGCATGAAGCATTGTCAGTGTGGCGATCCTTAGGTTTTGTCGTGGTGTTTTTTTAGCTATATGTATTTTAGCCTAAATTTTCTTTCGTGATAAATACGGGAAAGAATTCAATGTTAAACGAAGCTTGAAGGGTGAGTGCTTCGCACACTGTGACGTCTGTAATTGTGACATTGACCTGGAGGCCATAGGAAAGCCAgctatttctgctcacaatgcagaaatttttccagtccttaTTTTTGGTTCCAGATCGATGGAATCCCTGCTTATAACATATGCGggaatgaatttttattttttttttcaaatattattcattataatttgtttgatttacttgaaattatttcattgagCAATAAGTTTTTCACCACTCTTATTTTATTCAGTAAGCCTAATATACAATATCAATGGTTCATTGCAACTCGATAAGAATATCTAAATTCATTGCATTTTCAGGTCAAGTATGGCCAAGGAAAGACGTTCAAAATCTATGATGCAAAGATTCTGCAAGTCAAACCACCAGAAGGTCCAGGCGAAGTTACTGAGTATCTCGTTCATTATCAGGGATGGAATGCAAGGCACGATGAAATAATAAAACCCCATCGTATTGTGGGCTTAGCAGATGATCATTCTATCCCACAAAGCCCATCTAGTCATACTAAATCACCAcgtagacctaaaacaccaaaCAGTTCTAGACATTCATCAGGTGGTAAAGATGACATCATGCCTTCTCCTGGGTTATCAATTGAATTGTCAAAACGGTTTTCCATTGATACGGATTTGTCTCATATCACCGATGAGCTGCCTTCCTTCATATCAAAACCACGTGTTTCACATGGATTGAAGAAAAATCTGTCTGAAGAACTCGCAAAATCAGCAAAGAGTTCGGAAAGTTCAAAATCTGCTTCATATGGTAACTCAGCTCGGGCTGGTTCTCCAGTTCTTGTTGGATCACAAAGAACAAAGCGTTCCAAATCTCCACAGATAAAACCAGAACCACATAACAGAAGTCCAGTACTGGTACGGTCAAAACCGATCGAAAAGTCTTGCAGTTCaaaagaaaaaacgaatggaaaaTCTTCACCTGTAAGGGAAAAGGAAAGTGCAGtaaaaaaattggaagaaaaagACAAAATTGTGATAAAGACAGAACCGGAGACTGCACAAAATGAAGTAAGCAAGCTCTCAACTGCAAAATCTAAAAGCAATGAAAGTACAGAGAAAGACACTGACAGCAGTAGCAGTACAAATAGTATAGTTGAGGAAGAAACTGTGAAGGATGAAACTATCGATGACAACAGTGATGATACACAAGAAGACCTTGCCACACCCATACAGCAGCCTCGTCGTACTTCAACTCGTAGATCAAAATCCCCAGCCTACTTGTCTGATTCGTGGTATCAACCGAAAAAACGAAAATTCAGCACTTCTAATGAAAAAACTCCTTCACCGGTTCCAACACCCACTTCGGAATCCCCAACAGAAAAACCATCAACTCCAACATTGTGCAAACCATTCACTAACCATCCAATTTCTGCTGTCAGGAAATCTCAGCGTTCACCGTCACCTTCTCTTTCCACATCCTCTTCAAATTCTACAGAAAGTGAAGCTACGTCTAAAGAAAAATCATCCCCTATCTTATTATCATCACCTGCTGCTTCAAATTCTCCTGTGACGACAAAAAATCGCGACAAATCAAAATCTAAGGGTACGAAAACTCAGGAAAAGTCTAATACAAAATCAGAAGTGGAAGATGGCAATgacaaaaataacaataataaaaataaattaactgAAACGCTGCTGGAAGCTAAGGTATCTAGTGTTTGTTTCTTTATTACTATTGTAGCTAGGAATTGTTAATTATTCTATGATTCCGTTTCGAATATTTCACATTGTTATTAGATGGCAAAGTCATgttaggaataatttagaatggTTTCATCAAAAAAGTTGTCATTTTGAGCAATTAAAGTGTTACCAGAAAGCACCTCTTCTAATTtcttaaaactgtaaaaaatggAAATCAATCAAAACATCACCCGACTGCAACCTCTCTGCATTTCCTAAACATAGTCATTGAATATACATTgacttttatttgttatttgtgtACATGACCCCTTTATATGTGATATTCTTATTTGGAAATGACTTTTTGTAATGAATATTTACAACACAAGATACTTTTTATGATCTGTTTATTAATTGTCATCCTTCATACTATTATGTGCAAAATGAGCTGAGGATTTTTATCTTGTAAATTTTGCTTCACAGCAGGTCGAAAGTTTACAGACATCGGAGTATGATAATTTTGATGAAGAAGCACCTAGTATTGCActtgaaaaacacaaaaaatctaGTCAGTCACTTATACGTTCAAATGATAATAAACATCCTCTCGACCCTGTGAAAATCATTTCTGCCAAAGATGAAAAGGAAGGAATAGAAATAGGGCAGACAGAATCTCTGGTTCACGAAAGAGAAGTAAAGGTAACAGCTGCTCGGAAAACAGATGAACGTAACGATGAACCGAATCGCCGAAAAATCAGAAAACGTAAGGCTAATAATAATGCTGCTGATCAAAATGAACCACCAAAAAGTCCGAAAGTGGAAAAAATTGAGTCGGAAGAAAAAGTTGAAAGCTCAAGTAGCGACAAATCAGCATCACCGCCAGATACACAACAGAGCAATATTCCAACTGTGACAGCATCTGATGATATTGCAACTGAGGGACCATCATCATCTGTGGCGACTATCAATCATGAAAATTCACCAGCTACTAACAATGCACCATCCCTTAATGTTACTACACTTCCACAAAATCCACCTTCTAGCAGTAAGGTCAGTATGTTTTCataatttgtttataaaacgcaagaaaataagaataaaaaacgAGTAATTCTCAATATCTTGTAAATTATCTTGACCTAGGGACAACCGAGCGCTCTAGCAAagttgaatttatttatttacaaatttgaaaaaatatcagtcACCATACAAATTTCATCCAGTGTTCCACAGCttattatgtttttcttttttaagaaCTGTTCCCACTTTCGTGCTCTCATAAATAACATTTCTATTTTTGTTTAAGTTAAGTTAAATTCTGCCGACTTTGTATCCTgtatatcaggggtgtgcaacccttcgcaggcgggccaaatatcgaTAACTGGGTAAattcgcgggccgcaccttcatttaacataggctttctataagttgcaggcacaaaatagttTCTTTCagttattgatctcatgtcgTCATCATTTCCTTGCAGAAAACGCATAAATATCTTAAAACTGTAATCCAAATATATTGTCACacccaatttaaacgaattcggtgagaaatttgctgctggattcttttcccgactacttttatccaaatttgcctAAATGCAGTGCTAGCAATTTGATATGACGCCCATTTTAGAAAAATGTAaccgaaaagtgccatatttgaagccatgacttttttcaaattgaaaaagttATCTTAGTTGAGATGCTTTTGGTATAATACGCCaagattcattttcaaatactttgctgtcaaatattattctagattagatttcaaaaaaatcaactgataggctggaaccaaaactcatttagcttttcttaatattacattttttcaatCTGCTTTCCAGTTGCCTAATCTTCAATTGTCTGTTCTTACAAATTCATTAGCGTCTGCTCcgtatttttctttcaattgtttGCTGCTCGGCAAGTGACAGCTTCCTTGTGaatcgcgttgttcgcttcgctgtGAAGacgttgtaacgtcataggcatagataataaattggactcgaatATAAGCTTTGCAACGCGAAGGGAACcagatcaaactaaattaaaaactaatttaGCTCGCCGCACACCCCTGCTGTATATAATGATCCATTTTAATATTCAGTCTCTTCTTGAAAACACACCACCAACTACACCTGAGCAATCTCCAACTCATGTATCAGAAGATCAAGATATGGAAATTGAAAAACATTCACCTATGGTAGATAGTGATGCTATGGATATTGGGGAAGAACGCAAAGAAAGGTATATAGGCAGGGACCCTATTTTCTTGTCATAATTTTAAGAGATAATACATAATATAATGAAGGATTGGTTGTGTTGTTTGGGTACATTTTCACATTCATCAATTGATAATTTTGAGTGGTTATTGTTGCTTCTTTCTGTGTGTAGGtttgaattttgaatgaatgaataattGGGCAAAAATTAGGACCTCTCTAACGAGTGGTTACTGTGAGGATTACCGACTTAATTGTGTATTAGTTAATATTCCATAACAGTCAAGTTCCTTGACTATTTGTGACTCAAATCTATATTCACAGCATGATCTTGAAAACCAGAATCTATAAATTTCCTAATTCTATGAAAATTGATTCAACACTCAatcttctgtttgtgtatgattttgcCCATGGGTTCCAGCacaaaagttaaattttttctaGAATTTGTTCTAAATGAACTGGGTTCttttttgggtcaccctgtATCATTGAATTTCCCTATGCAAACACAAACCATGCGAGTCACAGGACTTAACTCGCCAATGCTTGGTAGGCCTTCAGGTTCTTTATCAGGTTCCACACTATATTTCATGGAATAACGTATTATACTCAGTTTGCTTGATATTGgattattatattaattttattccaattttcccctattttagttctattacgagtttacCTACTGTTACCGTATTAttactgtttgtgttagccaagtgaatataccccctgcccataggcttcagtccctttacacaactttatgtaaagtaggcgaacaaaattagttaactccatattggtacacacacttctggagcgacaattattttattactgaCTGCATTCCATTTTCTAGCATGGAGAATACGAGCAGTAGCGGAAATGAGCAACCTTCTTATTCTGGGAAATCAGTGACAGGAAAAGACGATAAAGAGACAGAAAATAATGATAAACAAGAAGATGATACACAAGCTCAATCTTTGCAGAAGAAGAGGGGAcgaaagaaaagaacaaatcagaaaaatagagtaagaattatttttgtttgactAGTTGACTTATCAGTATAGTTTATAATACCTTCGATTCATTATAGTGTCTGGTTTAAGCATCCACCATTGCCCCCGAATTGCAGaaatgtttgtttacattttatcgatacatatatttgtttttgacaAGAGCTGTCTCAGGACttgctgaatatttaaaataaatatgcatTAAATAGCCAGCTAAGTctctttttcaatgaattttgatcctctataaataatatattgattGCTAAGATACAAACAATGTCACATTTTAAAAGAATCTATCTCATTGTTAGATTGTTTATTTGAAGAAATATTATATGGTTATAATTTAAGAATGAACCTTGTCTATTTACTGTCAGAATATTTTACCCATTTATCAGAGCCAAGTCTTGAGTAATCGGTGGTATCAGggaaaaatatgtttaaaatgaatttctaGTTATTCAATTGGAAGTTTGATGTTGTCTCAAGCCTAATATACAATATGTCCTTATTATTATCGTACAGAATAACCGTCGACTAAGCTGTGGAAATGACA
This is a stretch of genomic DNA from Styela clava chromosome 2, kaStyClav1.hap1.2, whole genome shotgun sequence. It encodes these proteins:
- the LOC120336341 gene encoding uncharacterized protein LOC120336341 isoform X2 produces the protein MSNLKDDTGVYHLTVGTEVSAKYRGAFCEAQIKVVKKNVSYKVLSKKTGKSCHLSEENINGVLKIGSAVEALFPEQTDWQECTIQSAKDKSSYTVIFDDGDERTLSRGSLCLKGDRHYAKSETLDNLPLTDPENFGTPVLAMKKSRSRRRPVEDEYDDESEDQRTPEKEKPPKDTGKKKTIDESDKQESSSEEEEEDDDEKRKRWLADPLMGKVVIVEPNDKRKHWFPGLVVNPLCYERHRNLAANHIVVRSFKTGKFLRVNRSSVKEMTSSTIPTKLDSVWKDVIFDAQNWQNSRVVSDEWRIDIKDILSDSEDDESSDEEKNDKNKKKSEKEDENEDDKKEKEEEKKNHDFLEILYKFMDDRGTPINKTPVLGYKDLDLHLLYGLVEQRQGSLSIKSIKDWKQIYLDLGIPKPNPAAGYNVRTAYAKYLGAYEEYCMSWKHLPLPVKKSSNVPGSQNSASKEKKKVTGKIKEEPPEKVIKKEVDKTSQEKRKIKLKDKDAQKNKSLDSSAEGKTRGRNSPNIVDLKALTQQRRTAQRRRASESSSASDVTTVSSGKSEKKKTSKTITSKKDEERFRSPGGPDSEPDDSSRSIKTEKKESVDKKNSDKSAMESAVLKRIRRNSTSNVSTQYVQGDRLKVKYGQGKTFKIYDAKILQVKPPEGPGEVTEYLVHYQGWNARHDEIIKPHRIVGLADDHSIPQSPSSHTKSPRRPKTPNSSRHSSGGKDDIMPSPGLSIELSKRFSIDTDLSHITDELPSFISKPRVSHGLKKNLSEELAKSAKSSESSKSASYGNSARAGSPVLVGSQRTKRSKSPQIKPEPHNRSPVLVRSKPIEKSCSSKEKTNGKSSPVREKESAVKKLEEKDKIVIKTEPETAQNEVSKLSTAKSKSNESTEKDTDSSSSTNSIVEEETVKDETIDDNSDDTQEDLATPIQQPRRTSTRRSKSPAYLSDSWYQPKKRKFSTSNEKTPSPVPTPTSESPTEKPSTPTLCKPFTNHPISAVRKSQRSPSPSLSTSSSNSTESEATSKEKSSPILLSSPAASNSPVTTKNRDKSKSKGTKTQEKSNTKSEVEDGNDKNNNNKNKLTETLLEAKVESLQTSEYDNFDEEAPSIALEKHKKSSQSLIRSNDNKHPLDPVKIISAKDEKEGIEIGQTESLVHEREVKVTAARKTDERNDEPNRRKIRKRKANNNAADQNEPPKSPKVEKIESEEKVESSSSDKSASPPDTQQSNIPTVTASDDIATEGPSSSVATINHENSPATNNAPSLNVTTLPQNPPSSSKSLLENTPPTTPEQSPTHVSEDQDMEIEKHSPMVDSDAMDIGEERKESMENTSSSGNEQPSYSGKSVTGKDDKETENNDKQEDDTQAQSLQKKRGRKKRTNQKNRNNRRLSCGNDKDSESEDEADNETGEATRKRHDSGKQRKKRAKTRPEPPTAPPPLPREKLENMSQDERIALLQSRMAEMRKVYHQLKQEVANIDRKRKRAKRREREAAEAAQSISKQAQSPCALSKVSNVTENKVEQGTTDLSENNVANVQVASEGDTKSEDGGQSI
- the LOC120336341 gene encoding uncharacterized protein LOC120336341 isoform X1 — encoded protein: MSNLKDDTGVYHLTVGTEVSAKYRGAFCEAQIKVVKKNVSYKVLSKKTGKSCHLSEENINGVLKIGSAVEALFPEQTDWQECTIQSAKDKSSYTVIFDDGDERTLSRGSLCLKGDRHYAKSETLDNLPLTDPENFGTPVLAMKKSRSRRRPVEDEYDDESEDQRTPEKEKPPKDTGKKKTIDESDKQESSSEEEEEDDDEKRKRWLADPLMGKVVIVEPNDKRKHWFPGLVVNPLCYERHRNLAANHIVVRSFKTGKFLRVNRSSVKEMTSSTIPTKLDSVWKDVIFDAQNWQNSRVVSDEWRIDIKDILSDSEDDESSDEEKNDKNKKKSEKEDENEDDKKEKEEEKKNHDFLEILYKFMDDRGTPINKTPVLGYKDLDLHLLYGLVEQRQGSLSIKSIKDWKQIYLDLGIPKPNPAAGYNVRTAYAKYLGAYEEYCMSWKHLPLPVKKSSNVPGSQNSASKEKKKVTGKIKEEPPEKVIKKEVDKTSQEKRKIKLKDKDAQKNKSLDSSAEGKTRGRNSPNIVDLKALTQQRRTAQRRRASESSSASDVTTVSSGKSEKKKTSKTITSKKDEERFRSPGGPDSEPDDSSRSIKTEKKESVDKKNSDKSAMESAVLKRIRRNSTSNVSTQYVQGDRLKVKYGQGKTFKIYDAKILQVKPPEGPGEVTEYLVHYQGWNARHDEIIKPHRIVGLADDHSIPQSPSSHTKSPRRPKTPNSSRHSSGGKDDIMPSPGLSIELSKRFSIDTDLSHITDELPSFISKPRVSHGLKKNLSEELAKSAKSSESSKSASYGNSARAGSPVLVGSQRTKRSKSPQIKPEPHNRSPVLVRSKPIEKSCSSKEKTNGKSSPVREKESAVKKLEEKDKIVIKTEPETAQNEVSKLSTAKSKSNESTEKDTDSSSSTNSIVEEETVKDETIDDNSDDTQEDLATPIQQPRRTSTRRSKSPAYLSDSWYQPKKRKFSTSNEKTPSPVPTPTSESPTEKPSTPTLCKPFTNHPISAVRKSQRSPSPSLSTSSSNSTESEATSKEKSSPILLSSPAASNSPVTTKNRDKSKSKGTKTQEKSNTKSEVEDGNDKNNNNKNKLTETLLEAKQVESLQTSEYDNFDEEAPSIALEKHKKSSQSLIRSNDNKHPLDPVKIISAKDEKEGIEIGQTESLVHEREVKVTAARKTDERNDEPNRRKIRKRKANNNAADQNEPPKSPKVEKIESEEKVESSSSDKSASPPDTQQSNIPTVTASDDIATEGPSSSVATINHENSPATNNAPSLNVTTLPQNPPSSSKSLLENTPPTTPEQSPTHVSEDQDMEIEKHSPMVDSDAMDIGEERKESMENTSSSGNEQPSYSGKSVTGKDDKETENNDKQEDDTQAQSLQKKRGRKKRTNQKNRNNRRLSCGNDKDSESEDEADNETGEATRKRHDSGKQRKKRAKTRPEPPTAPPPLPREKLENMSQDERIALLQSRMAEMRKVYHQLKQEVANIDRKRKRAKRREREAAEAAQSISKQAQSPCALSKVSNVTENKVEQGTTDLSENNVANVQVASEGDTKSEDGGQSI